From Sporolactobacillus pectinivorans:
TCTCGGCGACGTGATCACCTTCATACACGTCAAACAGTTTGACTGACTGAAGCAAAGGGCCGCCATTTTTTCGGATCACCTGATAGAGATCCGCCGCCGGAACAGAACGTTTTACAACGAGAGCAATGTCCCGTGCAGTCGACGGAAAGCGTGGAAGCCCGGTGTAGTCGATTTCCGGCTGTTCGCCGCGCAGCAGCGGTTCAATGGCCACTTCGAAAACAAACGTTTCATTCAGGTCCGCCTCTTTCTGAACCGATGGATGAAGCGCACCGAGGTAGCCGATCACCTTGCCATCGAGCAGGATGTCGGCCGTCTGTCCCGGATGCATTCCCTCCCGCCTGGCGGGTTGGTAAGCAATTCGTTCGGCCAGTGCCAACGAATCAAACAGCTTTTCAATGACTCCTTTAGCCGTATAGAAATCAACAGGGAGTGCCTCACCTTCCCAGTTTCTCTCGGCACGGCTTCCCGTAATCGCTCCTGCAAGGTGCTCCTCTTCGTCCGGACGCGCGCTGCCTGCATTGGGAATGAACACTTTACCGATTTCGTACAAAGCGACATCCGGCATCTGACGGTGCAGATGATATTTCACAACATCGATCAGCTGACGCACGATGCTCTGGCGGAGAACCGCATGCTCTTCACTCATCGGCCAGATCACTTTGGTTGGCTTTTCAGCAGACGGATGGACCGCATAAGCTGTTGCATGCTCGTCTGTAGTCAATGAATAGGTATACACCTGGTAAAGGCCAGCGCTTTCCATCAGTTCCTCCGTCCGTCTCCTTAAATTCTGATAAGGGGTCAGTGCCGCATGGATTGCGGCGCCTTCCGGCAAAGTCGCCGCGATGTGATTATACCCATAAATACGCCCGACCTCTTCGACAAGATCTTCTGGAATTGATACATCGAATCGCCGGGTAGGAACTTTAACCCGGATGATTTCACCGTCAGCTTCTGCATCAAAGCCAAGACGCGCGAGCGTTCCGCTGATTACGCCAAGAGAAAGATCCGTACCCAGTACCTGATTTATCTTCTGCCATGGCATTTCTATCACTGATTCAGGCACTGTCCGTTCGCCCTGTTCCACGATTCCTTTTAGGACATGGGCGGAGGCATATTGAGTCAGCAGCTCCGCGGCCCTGTCGGAGGCCAGCGCCACTCGATTGCGGTCGAGTCCCTTCTCGTAGCGGCTGCTGGCATCTGTCCTCATTTGCAGACGTGCCGCGGTTTTCCGGATTGATATCGGATCAAAAACCGCTGATTCAAGCAGTACTTTACTCGTTGAGCCTGTAACTTCCGAACTTTCTCCGCCCATCACGCCGGCAACTGCGGCCGCTTCTTTGCCGTTCGTTATGACAATATCTTCAGGCGTCAGTTTCCGTTCCTGATCGTCCAGCGTCTTCATGGTTTCATTCTTTCCGGCAAACCGGACAAGCACACGGTTCGATCCGAACGCGTCAAAGTCAAAAGTGTGGAGCGGCTGGCCATACTCAAGCATTACGTAGTTGGAAATATCAACCACATTGCTGATCGGCCGGACACCGGCTGCTATCAGGCGCAGCTGCATCCAGCGGGGCGACGGGGCAATCCTGATTCCCTCAATCAACCGGGCGCCGTAATACGGCACTTTCTCTGCAGCTTCGACAGAAACACTGACTTTTTCCGCAGCGGCTTCATCTGTTTCTTTTGGATCCGGTACAGGAATGCGCACAGGACGGTTTAAAAGGGCAGCCACTTCATAGGCGACGCCGATCATGTTCATGCAATGCGCACTGTTGACCAGTATGTCGAGATCAAGAATCGCGTCGTCCAGATTCAGGTACGGGAGCGCGTCCGCGCCGATCGGAACATCATCGTCGAACACGTAAATTCCGTCAGCATACGGTGCAAGAGTTTTATCTACACCCAGCTCACTCAGCGCGCAAATCATGCCGTTCGATTCCTCGCCGCGGAAATTTGAGCGCCTGATTTTGACATTGCCGGCAATCCTGGCACCATTTGTTGCAACAGGAACCTTCTGGCCGGCCGCAACGTTCGGTGCCCCGCAGACAATCTGCACGGTTTCCGATCCGAGATCAACTTGGCACAAATGCAGGTGATCTGATTCGGGATGCGGCTCACACGTCAAAACTTTTCCGATCACGATGCCCTTCAGCCCTTCGCCAGGGTATGTCAGGTGCTCCACTTCAATCCCGGAATTCGTGATCCGATTCGCAAGTTCTTCAGGCGTTACTCCTTCCAAGTCTACATAGTCTTTTAACCATTTATAAGAAACCAGCATGTTATGATTCTCCCCTCTTATGCCCGATCGAATTGTTTCAGGAAACGGATATCATCTGTATAGAAATGTCGGATGTCCTCAATGCCGTACTTGAGCATTGCAATCCGCTCAGGTCCCATGCCGAAAGCAAATCCGGTATAGACAGCCGGATCAAAACCGGACATGCGCAGCACATTCGGATGCACCATACCGGCACCCAGAATTTCAATCCATCCCGTGCCCTTGCAAACGGAACATCCATGCCCGCCGCACCTGAAGCAGGAAATATCCATTTCTACGGACGGTTCCGTAAAGGGGAAGAAGCTGGGCCGCAGGCGGATTTCACGTTCGGCGCCAAACATGTGCCTGGCAAAAACCGTCAAAACGCCCTTCAAATCGCTCAGTCTAACATTCTTGTCCACGCAGAGACCTTCAATCTGCATAAACTGATGCGAGTGCGTCGCGTCGTCATTGTCACGTCGATAAACTTTTCCGGGACAAATAATTTTAACTGGCCCCTTCCCCTTGTGAGCTTCGAGCGTTCTCGCCTGCATCGGCGAAGTATGGGGCCGGAGCAGAATTTCATCCGTGATGTAAAAAGAGTCCTGCATATCGCGGGCCGGATGATCTTTTGGAAGATTCAGCGCTTCAAAGGCGTAATAGTCTTCTTCCACTTCAGGTCCTTCAGCAACTGAGAAGCCAAGTCCAATAAAAAGATCCTCCACTTCGCGAATCACCGATGCGAGCAAATGGTGACTGCCCGTCTGCACCTTTCTTCCCGGAAGCGTGACATCAATTTTGTCGCTTGCCAGCTTCCTTTCGAGCAATCTGGCCTCAATCTCGGCCTTCTTCTCTTCAATCAAGGTTCCAATCACGTTTCTGACATCATTCGCCAGCTGGCCGATGACAGGGCGCTCCTCCTTGGTCAGCTTGCCCATGCCTTTCAGAACTTCCGTAATCGGTCCTTTTTTGCCGAGAAAATTCACGCGGATGTCCTGCAGCTTTTTCAGATCGTCCGCGGACTTCACATTTTCCAAAGCCTTCTCCCGCAGTTCCAGCAGCTTTTCCTTCAGCATCTTCTGTTCCAACCCTTCTGTTGATCTGATTTTCGAACATCAAAAAACGCCCCGTCCCTGAAAAGGGACGAAGCGTCGCGGTACCACCCTTGTTGACAATGTAAGAACAAATGCCCACTCAAAACCGTTTAACGGCGGTCGGCCGGCGCCCTCTAGGCTGAAATCAGCGTTCAAGCGGCAGCTCCGGAGTGAATTCCTTTTACCCTTCCCGCAAATGCGCTTCCAGTCGATGACGCATTCTCCCTTAGCGGCGGTATAAAAGTACTGCTCCCCATCTCAGCTTTTAGTCTAAGTTCGATAAAATCCAGAATAGTAAGACGAGCTTCGACTAAAACGTGCAAATCCTGTGCACAACGTCGGAGCCACCCAATCCTGTGGAAATTCTTTTCCAGTCGGTACTTTTTAGTATAAGCATTTTATCATTCAGTTGCAAGCCCTTCCGCACTCAGCCAGTACAACAGGATGCCCGCCGCCACAGCAACGTTCATCGATTCCGCACGCCCGGCCATCGGTATTTTAATTTCTTCATCCGTTTCCGCCAACAGTTCCGGCTGCGCACCATTGCCCTCATTGCCGACAATGAGAGCGAAATCTTTCTTTCCACCGGCATTTTTTTTCATGTTTTCTCCCTGAAGGGATGAACCAAAGACAGGAATACGATGTTTCTTCATTTCCGCTACTACGTCAAACAGGCTGCGGTGAATCACGGGAAGATGAAAGTGGGAACCCTGAGCCGAACGCAGTGTTTTTCCATTATATCCATCAACGCAGCCTTCACCTAAAAAGACGGCGTCCAGCCCGAAAGCATCCGCCGTCCGGATCAAAGTACCGAGGTTGCCCGGATCCTGCACACCGTCAATCAGCAGATAACGGCCCTGATGAATCGTCACCGACGGCTGGACCATCTTGCAGACGCCAATGATTCCCTGCGGTGTTTCCGTCTGTGACAGTTCGGTAAAAATTTTATGTGTCACCTGATAAACTTCCACATCGTCAAGCAGCCAGTCCGCTGGAAGATGGAACGCCTCATCAATCAGAACAGCGGACAGCAAATGGCGTGCAGAAAATACCGCCTCCTGTACGAGATGCGGCCCTTCGAGGAGATAGGTTTGTTCCTTTTCCCGCCACTTTCTGATTTTTAACTTTTTCCACAACTTAACTTTTTCATTCTGCATCGATACCATTCGTCTCAAAAAAAAGAACCCCTTTGTCCTGTCCAGCACATAAACCGTTGCTTTTAATCCATACTATACCATATTGCCTGAATACATTGCTTAAAGAAAGGGGCATGACTCACTATGGATCTGGACATCCGCCGTGCGGTGCTGCATAACCTGTCCGGCAACAGCAAAACCCAGCTTCAGGAAACGATCGTCGACGCCATAAAGGACGGCGAAGAAAAAATGCTCCCGGGACTCGGCGTACTGATGGAAGTGATTTGGAACAAATCGGACCCCTCATTCCGCGATCAGATGCTGACACGGCTGGAGCAAGGTGTTTAAAAAAATCGGGGCGGACCCCCGATTTTTTTTATTAGTTGATTTTTCCCGGGTTGTGCTGATTCTTGCACCAGTTCTGTCGATTCTTTTCACTTTTGTGTTGATTCCGTCGGCCTGAGACAAAGTAGATATCGCCCACTCACTTTTGGTACGCAGCTCTCGTTTGCTGATTATCATCAGTTACTGGTAGCATCATTTTTAGTATGAACATTACAAAAGCGCCGATATTTCTTTGTCAAGATCCTCGGGCTCAACCCTGGAACCAAAGTACTTAAAGCGATCCCCCTGACGATTGACAAGGAATTTGTTGAAATTCCAGGTGATCTTTTTCTCACCGGACAATTCAAGAAGTTCCTTAAATAAAGGATTCATTTCTTTCCCTTTCATTTTGCTCTTTTTAAAGAGTGGAAAAGTGACGCCGTAATTTATTTTACAGAACTCCGCCGTTTTTTCACTGTCGGCAAATTCCTGTTTAAGAAAACTGTCGCTTGGAAATCCCAAGACACTGAAACCTTGATCCTTGTACCTCTCATAAAGAGATTCAAGTCCCTCATATTGCGGAGTGAACCCACATTTGCTGGCAGTATTGACAATAAGTAAAACTTTTCCCTGATAGTTGCTTATTGACTCCGTTTCATTTCCGGTCAGTCTTTCAAACGTGTAATCGTAAATGGACATGATTTTTACCTCATTTCCTGTTTGAACTTTAATTATTTTTAACGATACTATTTTTCAGATTTTCCTTAATCAGGGACACAAGACGGAATAGTTCAAGAGATAAAATCATCCCGCTGATCCAAACTGCTCCGAAAACGTATCCCGCCATTAAGTCGCTTGGATTAATGTGAGCGATATAAACGCCACAAACAGAATACGCCAGCAAGAAAGAGAGAAACACAAAAAACAGCACCGCGCCCGAAAAATAATTTTTCTGGTGACGGATTAACATCATCAGAAGAAGGCCATAAAAAACAATTAAGATCAAAGATTGTTCATTGGGAAAGTCTGAGACGATATACTTTCCACTTAACATAAAACGAAACAGCCAGTGGATCGCGCCCGAAAAGAGAAAACTTCCACTCAGAGTAAGAGCCAGAAAAAGCATTTCAAGCCACTTGTTTGTATTGTTGACCAGAATAACAGCGACAGTGATCAAGCCAATTGCGACAAAAGCGGCCCACGAAGAAAAGAAAAGGAAGGCGCTCATAATTCCCCGCCAATTAGAATTGAAAAGTGAAAAAATGATTGTTCTGGAAACGGTGTCAAACGGATCAAATTCATCGCTTAAGAAATCCTGAATCATACCAACCATTAAAGTAAAAAGGGAGACAAACAAAACCAGGATCAAAAAAATAAACAATTTTATTTTCACGAAGCTTTTGTATCGTTTAAAAACGGACTGAAACAAAAGCAGCGCGGATTCTTTAATATACTTTTTATTCGCTTTGAAAACAATATAACAAAGAACTAAAACACCGATGACAATGCAGGCCAGTACCAGCCATTTTTTAATGATGCCCTGATATTTATCCCACTCGGGCCCAAGCAAATAGCCAAGCGAAATAAAGGTCCCTGTCCAGAGAAACACGCCTATATAAGAAAAAATACTGAAATATCGAAAGGGAAGGCGGATAACACCGGAAATAATACTTGCTACATGACGTATGCCCGGGATAAAGTATGAAAAGATTAACAGCACTTTCCCGTAGTGCTCATACCATTTTGACAGTCTATCCAATTTTTCCGGTCCCATATGTATATAATGGCCGAATTTTCGGAAGAAGGGTGCACCAAGCTTATAGCCGATCCAATAAGAAATCGTGACACCACAAATTGCCCCTGCCTCTGCAGCAAGAAGGCAAAAAACGATATTCAGCTTCCCGTGAAATGACAGGACGCCCACATAGCTCAAAAGTGCCTCATTCGGGATGGGGATGAGAATAAGTTCTAACATTAATGATAAAAAAAGAGTGATGTACCCGTATTCATTTAATAAATGGATCATTCCGCTCATAAAGGTCTCCCTCCGCGACAAGACAGACAGTTGATTTTAAAAAGAGAAACAGAATAAACTTCGTGACGGATATTGTAGAAATGACTGCAAAACGTGAAATACACATTTCATTATAAGTGCCCGCTCTGTATTACTTCGCCTTTTCGAGATGGATCATTACTTTATTGCCCGTTGACCTTCTTTCAGGCAGTTGCTCATATTCTCTAAAGGTTAGTTCCAATTCCGGATAATTATCCGGCAGCGGGGGTGATATAATATAGTCCATATTGAACGTTCCGCCGCTGCCTGAACCTGAGTCGGAACAGCAGTCATATCCTTCAATTTCCAGTTCAAACCTCAGAAATTGTTGATGGTTCATCGGCGCATGGAGAGGATCATCGGGCGGCGGATATTCAGCGTCAGTATACTTGCATTACCGTATTGCTGGATATACGTTACATAGAAGAAGCTATCACCTTTTTGTGTCCCCTGCATGACCGGCAGAAATTTACGGAAACCTTTTGGTTCGACACGTGATTTGAAGTTTTCCTCATTACGGAGTTTGGTAAACAACGCGCTTAACAAGTTTTCATAAATACCGTATTTTTGGGACCAGTTTTGCAGAAGGGCTTCACCCGGAAGTCCGGGATTCTCACCGCAAATCGATCTGCGCTTCTGAAAAAGGGTGCAGATTTTCTCATCAACAGATGCAAGACAAGACGTTCGTCATAATACATTGAATCCGGTACGTTTCGATGATAGCAATACATGATCGTCACCTCTTTAAAACTTAACCTTATAAATGAAGCATATCGCTCATGTTATAACGCGTCAATCCGGACGTGCATTGAAGCAGCTCAGCCGACAGACCGATCGCGCCTCCATCTTATGTCTCTTGGCTGATTAATTTTGAATCATGTATGATAGACTTATCAATTCATAGTTAGGGTCTGACAACGATGAAAATTGCGGTCTGTGACGATGACAAAACCCAGCGCGACTACCTGGCCTCACTTGTGCATAAGTGGGCGGAACAGAGCGATGGACACACGGTCGTTGAAACTTTTGCAAGTGCTCAAAGGTTCCTTTTTTCATGGCAAGCAGATAAAAGCTACGATGCACTGTTGCTCGATATTCAGATGCCCGGACTGAACGGTATGGATCTGGCCCGGACCATACGTCAAAGCGATGAATGGCTGGCAATCATTTTTATCACAGGTTATTCGGACTACATGAATGAAGGTTACGAAGTCTCCGCGCTTCATTACCTGATCAAACCTGTAAAAGAAGAGAAACTTTTTTCCTGCCTGGATAGAGCCTCAAAAAGAATGAAGATTGAGCCGAAGATGCTGCTCTTTGAATCAGAGAGTGAAATGATCCGTATTCGTCAGGATGAGATCATCTGTGCTGAAGCATTTGCCCACTCAGTCGAAATAACAACTGTGACTCAGCGTTATAAAATAAATCTGAACATAGCTCAACTGGAAAGAGCGCTTGAGCCTGCCTTATTTTTCCGCCCGCATCGTTCTTATCTGGTCGGGCTTAACTATATCCGAAGATTTGGAAAAAATGAAATGATCCTTGATAATGGACTTCTGATACCCGTTAGCAGGCGCCGCTATCAGGCCGCTAATCAAGCTTTCATCGATTTTTTCAAGGGGGCACAGTAATATGATCTATTTATGGATACTGGTCCCTCCCGCCGCTGTCATTTTAGCCGCCATATTATACCGGATCATCAGCAGCGGCATTTCCCGCCATATTGACAAGCGCATTGCCGGGTACCAGAACGATCTCCTGGCCAAGCATTATGAGGAAGTTCAGAATATCTATATGAAAATGCGCGGCTGGCGCCATGACTACCATAACCATATTCAAGTGATGAAAGCGCATCTGGCAATGGAACAGCTGGATGAGTTGAAAGACTACCTCGACATGCTGG
This genomic window contains:
- a CDS encoding TrmH family RNA methyltransferase, with translation MVSMQNEKVKLWKKLKIRKWREKEQTYLLEGPHLVQEAVFSARHLLSAVLIDEAFHLPADWLLDDVEVYQVTHKIFTELSQTETPQGIIGVCKMVQPSVTIHQGRYLLIDGVQDPGNLGTLIRTADAFGLDAVFLGEGCVDGYNGKTLRSAQGSHFHLPVIHRSLFDVVAEMKKHRIPVFGSSLQGENMKKNAGGKKDFALIVGNEGNGAQPELLAETDEEIKIPMAGRAESMNVAVAAGILLYWLSAEGLATE
- a CDS encoding LytR/AlgR family response regulator transcription factor codes for the protein MKIAVCDDDKTQRDYLASLVHKWAEQSDGHTVVETFASAQRFLFSWQADKSYDALLLDIQMPGLNGMDLARTIRQSDEWLAIIFITGYSDYMNEGYEVSALHYLIKPVKEEKLFSCLDRASKRMKIEPKMLLFESESEMIRIRQDEIICAEAFAHSVEITTVTQRYKINLNIAQLERALEPALFFRPHRSYLVGLNYIRRFGKNEMILDNGLLIPVSRRRYQAANQAFIDFFKGAQ
- a CDS encoding glutathione peroxidase; translation: MSIYDYTFERLTGNETESISNYQGKVLLIVNTASKCGFTPQYEGLESLYERYKDQGFSVLGFPSDSFLKQEFADSEKTAEFCKINYGVTFPLFKKSKMKGKEMNPLFKELLELSGEKKITWNFNKFLVNRQGDRFKYFGSRVEPEDLDKEISALL
- the pheT gene encoding phenylalanine--tRNA ligase subunit beta — its product is MLVSYKWLKDYVDLEGVTPEELANRITNSGIEVEHLTYPGEGLKGIVIGKVLTCEPHPESDHLHLCQVDLGSETVQIVCGAPNVAAGQKVPVATNGARIAGNVKIRRSNFRGEESNGMICALSELGVDKTLAPYADGIYVFDDDVPIGADALPYLNLDDAILDLDILVNSAHCMNMIGVAYEVAALLNRPVRIPVPDPKETDEAAAEKVSVSVEAAEKVPYYGARLIEGIRIAPSPRWMQLRLIAAGVRPISNVVDISNYVMLEYGQPLHTFDFDAFGSNRVLVRFAGKNETMKTLDDQERKLTPEDIVITNGKEAAAVAGVMGGESSEVTGSTSKVLLESAVFDPISIRKTAARLQMRTDASSRYEKGLDRNRVALASDRAAELLTQYASAHVLKGIVEQGERTVPESVIEMPWQKINQVLGTDLSLGVISGTLARLGFDAEADGEIIRVKVPTRRFDVSIPEDLVEEVGRIYGYNHIAATLPEGAAIHAALTPYQNLRRRTEELMESAGLYQVYTYSLTTDEHATAYAVHPSAEKPTKVIWPMSEEHAVLRQSIVRQLIDVVKYHLHRQMPDVALYEIGKVFIPNAGSARPDEEEHLAGAITGSRAERNWEGEALPVDFYTAKGVIEKLFDSLALAERIAYQPARREGMHPGQTADILLDGKVIGYLGALHPSVQKEADLNETFVFEVAIEPLLRGEQPEIDYTGLPRFPSTARDIALVVKRSVPAADLYQVIRKNGGPLLQSVKLFDVYEGDHVAENEKSMAFSLTYFDPERTLTDNEVNTVHEKILKACEQECGAELRG
- the sspI gene encoding small acid-soluble spore protein SspI, which gives rise to MDLDIRRAVLHNLSGNSKTQLQETIVDAIKDGEEKMLPGLGVLMEVIWNKSDPSFRDQMLTRLEQGV
- the pheS gene encoding phenylalanine--tRNA ligase subunit alpha; the encoded protein is MKEKLLELREKALENVKSADDLKKLQDIRVNFLGKKGPITEVLKGMGKLTKEERPVIGQLANDVRNVIGTLIEEKKAEIEARLLERKLASDKIDVTLPGRKVQTGSHHLLASVIREVEDLFIGLGFSVAEGPEVEEDYYAFEALNLPKDHPARDMQDSFYITDEILLRPHTSPMQARTLEAHKGKGPVKIICPGKVYRRDNDDATHSHQFMQIEGLCVDKNVRLSDLKGVLTVFARHMFGAEREIRLRPSFFPFTEPSVEMDISCFRCGGHGCSVCKGTGWIEILGAGMVHPNVLRMSGFDPAVYTGFAFGMGPERIAMLKYGIEDIRHFYTDDIRFLKQFDRA
- a CDS encoding VTT domain-containing protein, which produces MSGMIHLLNEYGYITLFLSLMLELILIPIPNEALLSYVGVLSFHGKLNIVFCLLAAEAGAICGVTISYWIGYKLGAPFFRKFGHYIHMGPEKLDRLSKWYEHYGKVLLIFSYFIPGIRHVASIISGVIRLPFRYFSIFSYIGVFLWTGTFISLGYLLGPEWDKYQGIIKKWLVLACIVIGVLVLCYIVFKANKKYIKESALLLFQSVFKRYKSFVKIKLFIFLILVLFVSLFTLMVGMIQDFLSDEFDPFDTVSRTIIFSLFNSNWRGIMSAFLFFSSWAAFVAIGLITVAVILVNNTNKWLEMLFLALTLSGSFLFSGAIHWLFRFMLSGKYIVSDFPNEQSLILIVFYGLLLMMLIRHQKNYFSGAVLFFVFLSFLLAYSVCGVYIAHINPSDLMAGYVFGAVWISGMILSLELFRLVSLIKENLKNSIVKNN